Below is a window of Treponema primitia ZAS-1 DNA.
CGTAAGTCTCTGCGGTACCCATGATGATTATTTTGTGGAACACCTTAAGGATAAGTACAACATCCCCTTTATTGTGGATACCATCCCTATCGGCAGGAAAAATACCGATAAATGGCTGCGGCTGGTGGCCAAACATTTTGAAATTGAAAAAGAAGCGGAACAATTTATTGAGGCTGAAAACCGCCTTCTGGAGGAAGCCCTGGAACCCTACCGGAAACTCCTGAAAGGCAAGAGGGTATATCTTACCGGAGGGGAAGTACGGATTGTGGCTACCGCTGAGATCATGCAGGACCTGGGCATGGAAGTTGTGGGGTTTAAGGCACACCATTACGACCGTTTTGTAGAACCCATCTTTGAAGCCCTGGAAAACGTGGATGACGTGGTATTCAGTGTTGCTACGAATCAACCCTTTGAAACTTCGAACATCATCCATAAGTTGAAGCCGGATATTATCGTAGCCCATACGGGAGGGAATAACATTGCCTCCCGGCATGGTCTGCCCATACTGCCCCTTTTCCACCCGGGCAATAATTACTGCGCCTATACCGGCGTTTTTGAAGTGGCCCGGCGGCTTTATGCGAAATTGCGGAATTCCCAGTTTAACCGCCAGCTGTCCCTCAATGTCCCGCTGCCCTTCAAGAAGGACTGGTATACTAAGGATCCCTTTACGTATATCAAATATGTGGATGAAGAGGGCAACGTAAAGGCAACCTGATTCTGTATGTAACACTGCAAAGGGGGACGAAATGAAGAAGCCATTTCGCCCCCTTTTTATATATTAAATTAAGGAAGTTTTGTAGTTGCATTAACAATCCCATCCGTGCTATGATTGTGGCTGACACTTTTTCGGCGGTCATCCTGTTACCCGCCTTACCAAAACAAGGAGTTTTCTGTGAATACCCGATCCTTTCGTTATTTAGATCTGATCATGGCTTTTTTTGTGACGGTACTTGTCGTCAGTAACGTAGCGTCTTCGGCAAAAATCGTGGACCTTGGTTTTTCCCTCTTCGGCATCAGGCTGGCCTTTGACGGCGGCACCCTCCTCTTCCCCCTGTCCTATGTTTTTGGGGATATCCTCACCGAAGTCTACGGCTTCCGTACATCCAGGCGGGTTATTTGGACCGGTTTTGCCGCCCTGGCCCTGTCTTCCCTGGTATTCCTCCTACTCCGGGTCCTCCCGGCGGATGCCGAATGGGAGGCCTATGCGGGGTCCGCAGCCTATGACGCAATCCTGGGGGGCATGAGTACCGGCGGCATAGCCCTGGCGAGCCTCGCCGGTTACTGGGTGGGGGAATTTTCCAACTCCGTGGTCCTCTCCCGGGTGAAGGTTCTTATGAAGGGCCGGTTCCTCTGGGTACGGACCATAGGCAGCACCCTGGTAGGGGAACTGCTGGACAGTGTAGTTTTTGTGTTTATCGCCAGCCTTACCGGAGTCTTCGGCTGGGAACTCTTTGCCTCCCTGGTCTTAACCAACTACATACTGAAATGTACCATCGAGGTGATAATGACCCCCGCAACGTATTTGGCGGTGTTTAAGCTGAAGAAGGCCGAATCAATTGACACCTATGATGTGGGAATAAGCTTTAACCCCTTTAAGCTTCAAGACCGGACTGTTCCGCAAGACAGCCGTTAGCCCTGGTTTCATTATGGTTCATTGACAGAGCTCCCTCAATGGGTACAATTTAAACAATGTCCGTGAGCCCGATTTTTCAGAGACTGACCCTCCTTACCGGCGCCGAAGCCATGGAAGCCCTTGCCAATATCAGGGTGATAGTTTTTGGGGTTGGGGGCGTGGGGAGCTGGTGCGCCGAAGCGCTGGCCCGGTCCGGGGTAGGGCATATCGCCATAGTCGATTCCGATACGGTTTGCGTTACCAATATCAATCGCCAGGTCCAGGCTGTCGCCGCCACCGTGGGGCAGTTTAAGGTGGATGTTCTAAAGGACAGGCTGTTGGCGATCAATCCCGCCTGTGATGTCGCTGCCTTCGGGAAGGTCTTTTCCCGCGAAAGCGCCGGTGACTTCGGCATTGAAGGCGCCGACTATGTGATTGACGCCATCGACAGCATCACCCACAAGCTGGACCTGATTGAATACGCCGCCACCGCCGGTGTCCCGCTCTTTTCTTCCATGGGCATGGCTCAGAAACTCGATCCTACCCAGCTTAAAACCGGGGACATCTGGGAAACCCAGGGCTGTCCCTTGGCCCGGCTGGTCCGCTCGGGTCTGCGGAAGCGGAGTTTCCAGGGGCATTTTACCACGGTCTACAGTGCCGAACGGCTCCCCCTTAATACCGGCGTGGTTACCGCCTGCGGATCCGCACAGTGCCTGTGTCCCGCCCGGAACAGGGACGATCCCAACGCTCCAATTGAGTGGTGCAGTTCAAAAAAGGTGATCAACGGCAGCGCTGTCACGGTTACTGCCACTGCGGGGATGATCCTGGGGAGTCTGGTGCTCCAGGATGTGTATGCCCGATACCATCCGGTGGACACGGTTCAGAATGGCTAACCGATTTCTCCGCAAAGCCGGGGCCAGTACGATTGTGCAGAAACTTAGCGCCAAGGCTGTATTGGAGCGGAACCTTATTGCTGAAGGTGACCGGATCCTTATTGCCGCTTCCGGAGGCAAGGACTCTACCGTCATGGCCTGGGCGCTTTCGGCCATCAGGCCGGCGTTGAAAAAAAACTACGAGCTGGCGGCTATCCACATTTCCAGCGATTTCTGCGCCTGCTGCAAAAAGTCGGCCCTTTCCCAGCGGCTGGAGGAATGGGGCATCCCCTTTACCGATCTTTTCGTACCGGTTATCGGACGGCTCAAGGAAGGGGAGAAGATGAACTGTTACTGGTGCTCCACCCAGCGGCGGACGGAACTCTTGAAATATGCTGTGGAAAATGGGTTCAACAAGATCGCCCTGGGGCATCATCTGGATGACATTATCGAAACCTTCTTTATGAATATGACCGCCAAGGGAGAGCTTTCCACCATGCCCATGCTTCTCGCTTACCGAAAATACCCCGTAAGCCTTATCCGGCCCCTGGGTTATGTGGAGGAGCAGCAAATTATAGCCTGCGCTGCGGAACGGGACATCCTCAAGGCGGTCTGTACCTGCCCCTATGGGATCAACTCCAAACGCCGGGACGTACGGAAGCGGATTGCCGAATTTACCGGCAATTCAGGAGCGGTAAAACGGCGTATTTTTAAGGCCCTTTCTTCCGGAGATCGGGATCTATTAATAGAGAATGAATGAAGAATTCAGGACTAAACGCCGATAGTTATATATGCGGAAAAGTGTAATAGTATTCTTATTTCTTATAATTGTAGGGATACAGGTGTTTTTTTCCTGTGCCAGCTCCCAAGCAATCCCTATTTCGCGTGACAGGGGACCTATTGTACCGAGAAAGCCAACCGAAATTATGAATTCGCCGCCAATCGAAAATGCCTCCCCCGGACGCAGCAGCTCCGTAGCGGAAAGAAGGGTTCAGGAGCGGGCTCCGGAACGGACGGAGCCTTTTACGGTTGAACGGACCATAAGCCCTACCGTCCATTGGCCTCTTTTGGGCCAGGGGCAGGTGGATGCAGAATATTTAGCATCCTTCCTGTTAAGTGTAAACGACGCTGCGGATCCCGATTTTGTAAAGCAGCTTTCCCTTTTTTACGTTGAAGAGGCCGCACTGGAAGGGATTGATCACGATGTGGCCTTTGCCCAGATGTGTCTGGAGACGGGATTTCTCCGGTATGGGGGCCTGGTGACCAATGAGATGAAT
It encodes the following:
- a CDS encoding queuosine precursor transporter, which codes for MNTRSFRYLDLIMAFFVTVLVVSNVASSAKIVDLGFSLFGIRLAFDGGTLLFPLSYVFGDILTEVYGFRTSRRVIWTGFAALALSSLVFLLLRVLPADAEWEAYAGSAAYDAILGGMSTGGIALASLAGYWVGEFSNSVVLSRVKVLMKGRFLWVRTIGSTLVGELLDSVVFVFIASLTGVFGWELFASLVLTNYILKCTIEVIMTPATYLAVFKLKKAESIDTYDVGISFNPFKLQDRTVPQDSR
- a CDS encoding tRNA threonylcarbamoyladenosine dehydratase, producing MSVSPIFQRLTLLTGAEAMEALANIRVIVFGVGGVGSWCAEALARSGVGHIAIVDSDTVCVTNINRQVQAVAATVGQFKVDVLKDRLLAINPACDVAAFGKVFSRESAGDFGIEGADYVIDAIDSITHKLDLIEYAATAGVPLFSSMGMAQKLDPTQLKTGDIWETQGCPLARLVRSGLRKRSFQGHFTTVYSAERLPLNTGVVTACGSAQCLCPARNRDDPNAPIEWCSSKKVINGSAVTVTATAGMILGSLVLQDVYARYHPVDTVQNG
- a CDS encoding tRNA 2-thiocytidine biosynthesis TtcA family protein, with protein sequence MPDTIRWTRFRMANRFLRKAGASTIVQKLSAKAVLERNLIAEGDRILIAASGGKDSTVMAWALSAIRPALKKNYELAAIHISSDFCACCKKSALSQRLEEWGIPFTDLFVPVIGRLKEGEKMNCYWCSTQRRTELLKYAVENGFNKIALGHHLDDIIETFFMNMTAKGELSTMPMLLAYRKYPVSLIRPLGYVEEQQIIACAAERDILKAVCTCPYGINSKRRDVRKRIAEFTGNSGAVKRRIFKALSSGDRDLLIENE
- a CDS encoding glucosaminidase domain-containing protein, translating into MNSPPIENASPGRSSSVAERRVQERAPERTEPFTVERTISPTVHWPLLGQGQVDAEYLASFLLSVNDAADPDFVKQLSLFYVEEAALEGIDHDVAFAQMCLETGFLRYGGLVTNEMNNFCGLGALSRENPGERFPTPQMGVRAQIQHLKAYATTDPLNQELVDPRYRYVRYGAAPTIEGLAGTWAADRSYAEKIVGVLQRLYTNASVAAGQPGP